In Armatimonadota bacterium, one DNA window encodes the following:
- a CDS encoding zinc metalloprotease, protein MQFSLMTKGMFFVSSAALATLGYVAFASGPKFSPKHCGTRELSVQEHVFIEAQLISHEGIQATGGTIPVYWHVINNGSGIANGDIPDSQIAAQISVLDAAYAPWGWDFQLVSVDRTTNPEWYTAGPGTSAETQMKNALRQGTADDLNIYTNNMGQGLLGWATFPSDYRRKPKLDGVVVLFSSLPGGTAAPYNLGDTATHEIGHWMGLYHTFQGGCTKNNDSVADTPAEKSPAFGCPTGRDSCAGTRFPGLDPIYNFMDYTDDSCKNEFSAGQDSRMDSMYTTYREGK, encoded by the coding sequence ATGCAGTTTTCCTTGATGACCAAAGGAATGTTCTTCGTATCTTCGGCCGCGTTGGCCACCTTGGGCTACGTGGCATTTGCCTCGGGACCCAAGTTCAGCCCCAAGCACTGCGGAACCCGGGAACTCTCGGTTCAAGAGCATGTGTTCATCGAAGCCCAGCTCATCTCTCACGAAGGGATCCAAGCTACCGGCGGCACAATCCCTGTCTATTGGCACGTGATCAACAACGGATCGGGCATTGCGAACGGGGACATCCCCGACAGCCAGATTGCTGCACAGATCAGCGTCCTCGACGCCGCTTACGCGCCTTGGGGATGGGATTTCCAGCTGGTTTCGGTGGATCGAACCACCAATCCCGAATGGTATACGGCCGGCCCAGGCACCAGCGCCGAGACCCAAATGAAGAACGCTTTGCGACAAGGAACTGCGGACGACCTTAACATCTACACGAATAACATGGGTCAAGGCCTTCTCGGCTGGGCGACCTTCCCGTCGGATTACAGGAGAAAGCCAAAACTCGACGGCGTGGTCGTCCTCTTTTCGTCACTGCCTGGTGGGACTGCAGCCCCGTACAACCTGGGTGACACTGCGACCCACGAGATCGGGCATTGGATGGGCCTCTATCACACGTTTCAGGGTGGCTGCACAAAGAACAATGATTCGGTCGCCGATACCCCAGCAGAGAAATCCCCTGCCTTCGGATGCCCGACGGGTCGCGATTCTTGTGCCGGGACCAGGTTTCCGGGGCTTGACCCCATCTACAACTTCATGGACTATACCGACGACTCGTGTAAGAATGAGTTCTCGGCCGGGCAGGATTCGCGGATGGACTCCATGTACACGACCTACCGCGAGGGCAAGTAG